CGTGGGACCTTTTCGCGCCTACGACTTCATCAACCGCAATAAACGCGCGATCGCCGTCGACCTCGCCCACCCCGACGGGGCAGCCACCCTGCGCCGCCTGGCCGCCTGGGCGGACGTCTGGATCGAGAACTTCCGACCCGGCGTCCTCGATCGGGCCGGTCTCGGGTACACGGACCTCAGCGCCATTAACCCGGCATTGATCTACTGCTCGATTTCAGGGTTCGGCCACGACGGGCCGTACCGCGATCGCGGCGGACTGGATCTCGTTACGCAGGCCATGAGCGGTATCATGAGCATCGTCGGTGAACCGGGCGGCGATCCGGCTTCGACCGCCGTACCCATCTCCGACCTCAATGCCGGCACCTTCGGCGCCCTCGGCGTCGTTGCCGCGTGGGCCCATCGACGGCAGACCGGGGAGGGACAGCGGGTCGAAACCACCCTGTTCGAATCGGCATTGGCGTACACGGTGTGGGAAGCGGGGCTTTATTTCACCATCGGCGAGGTAGCCCAACCGCGCGGCTCGCGTCACCGGCTGGCGGCCCCCTACGAAGCGCTGCGCACCGCCGACGGTCATATCGTTGTGGGGGTGAACAACCAGAACCTGTGGAAGCGCTTTTGCGAAGCGATCGAACTGCCCGGGCTCCAGCACGATGCACGATTCGAGAGTCCGATCTCCCGAGTCATGAACCGGGACGATCTCAAGTTGGCGATCGAAGCGCGCCTTCGTGAGCAGCCCACTGAGCACTGGCTGGAGCGCATGCTCGCGCTCGGGATTCCGTGCGGCCCGATCAACACCATCGACCGGGCGCTGGCCGATCCGCAGGTGCAGGCACGAGGTCTCGTCGTCCGCGTGGGCGGTCGGGAATTCCTCGGCAGTCCGATCAAGTTGTCGCGCACTCCGGCTGCCCTGCGTCGAGGTCCGGCGGAAATCGGCGAGCACACGCGCGAGGTTCTCGGCGAAGCGGGACTGGCCGACGCGGAGATCGACGCCCTCATAGCCGCCGGCGCCGTTCGCGACGGCCGTGCGCCGTGAGCGCAGGTGGCCCCGCCGGTTGTTCGCGCCGCCCGCTGACGGCGCAGCGCTCTCCCGGCTTCAGTCCCTCCCGTCGGCCAGCCAGACGCGATCGAGGCGCTCTGGACGAAACGGGTGCATTCGGTAGTCGCGCACGCGAGGATGCAGCAACCGGAAGCTCGCCGGGTGGAACAGGAACACCCACGGCGCGTCCGCGACGACAATCTCTTCGGCAAGGCGCAGCAAATCGAGGCGCTTCTGCGGATCCACGGTCCGCGCCGCCTCCTCCAGCAGCGCGTCGAGTTGCGGATTGGCATAGCCGGTGTTGTTGTTCGTGCCGATCGAACGCGAGTGAAACAGCACGTCGAGGAAGTTGCTCGGGTCGGGAAAATCAGCCTCCCAGCCGAGCAAGAACATCGGCACTTCCGGGTCGGTGCGCACCGCTTCGAGAAACGGCCCCCAGGCCAGCGACTTGATCTGCAAGTTCACGCCGACCTCCGCCAGATCCTGTTGCAGCGACTGCGCCAGGCGCAGGGTGGTGTCGTCGGCGCGCACCCAGAGCGTGGTGGTGAAACCGGCGGCGTAACCGGCCTCGGCGAGCAGTGCCCGCGCCCGCGCCGGATCGAAGTCGTACCCGCGCAGCGCGGCGTTGTGCCCGGGCATCTTCGGCGGCAGGACCCCGCGCGCTGGCACCCCGCGCCGGTTGATCAGGCGCAGCAGCTTCTCTCTGTCGACGGCATGGTTCATCGCCTGGCGCACCCGCCGGTCGTCGAACGGCGGCCGTCGAGTGTTCATGCCGAGGTAGTTGGTGCGCAGGGTCGTCTCCCGGCGCAACAGTTCCTTGTACGCCGGATCGGAGGTAACGCGCGGGAACTCCGCGGGCGGAATCGAGGTCGCATCCAACTCTCCGGCTTCGTACTTCAGCCACTCGAGCTGTTCGTTAACCCCAACCTGCCGCACGATGCCGTCGAGGCGCGGGACCCCGCGCTCCCAGTAATGAGGGTTCGGCGCGAATTCGAGCCGTTGCCCGCTCTGCCAGCTACGCAGGGCAAACGGCCCACTGCCGACGGGATGCCGCGCAAAGTCTTCACCCCAGCGCTCGACCTCCTCCGCCGGAACGGCGGCGGCAAACGGCATGGCCAGCTTGTGCAGGAATAGCGGATCGAACTCCGTTAGCCGAATGCGCAGGATCCCCGGTGCCGGGGTGTCGACGCCATTCAGTTCGCACTTCTCGTCGCTGCACGCGGAGGCACCGGTGATGCCCCGGAAAAACTCCGCGCCCGGTGAGCGGGTACGGGGCCACAGCACGCGGGTCACGGCAAACCGGAAGTCGTCCGCGGTAACCGCGCGGCCGGTCGAGAACCGGACGTCGTCACGGAGGTGGAAGGTGTAGGTTAGCCCGTCGGGTGACACCTCCCAGCGCGTCGCTACCTCGGGTTGCAAGCGCCCCTCGTCGTCGTAACCGATCAGAGTACTGAACAACATCTCCTCGAACTGCCACGAAGCAACGTCGTACCCGAGCGCCGGGTCAAGGGTCGGAATGTCGTCCTGATCGGCGAGGCGCAGGACGTTTCCGGCCGGGCCCCCGGTGGCCGGTTCGCCGCTGCATGCCGCCAGCACGAACCACACGGCGAGAATGCCCCGGCGCGGCCATGCCGGCCGTCTCCTCATCGTCCCGTGCCTCCGCGTTGGAACCGGGCCAGCAGGCCGTAACCGAGGAAATTGAAGGCGGCCACCGTGTAGACGATCGCCAGGCCGGGAAATAGCATCAGCCACGGCGCCGTTCGGTAGTACATTTGACTCTCGCTGATCATCCGCCCCCAACTCGGAACGGGTACCGGTACGCCAAGCCCGAGGTAACTGAGGCCGGCATCCAGCAGCACCGTGCTCGAAGTCGACAACGCCGCCATGACGGCAATCGTCGGTGCGACGTTCGGCAGGATATGCCGGATCACGATCCGCAGGTCTCCCGCACCGAGACCGACTGCCGCCCGCACGAAATCGCGTGTCCTCAGCGACAGCACTTCACTGCGCACGGTGCGCGCCACGGTTGTCCAGCCGACGATGCCGATGACTACGAACAGCGTCGTCAAGCCCGGCTCGAAAAGCGCCGCCAGGGCGATTGCGAGCAACAGCGCCGGAAACGCCAGCACCACGTCGGTAAGCCGCATGAGCAACGTATCCACCCATCCGCCCGCGTAGCCGGCGAACGCGCCGACCGTCACGCCGAGCACCACGGCGATCGTCGTCGCCACCACGGCGACCAGCAGCGACACGCGCGCTCCGTAGATGACGCGGCTGCAGACGTCACGGCCGAGTTCGTCCGTGCCCATCGGGTGGGCGCGCTGCGGCGGCGCCGGTTCGCCGAAACTGTCCGCCACGGCGCGATAAGGGTCGTACGGGGCAATCGCGGGCGCGGCCGCCGCAACGGCGACCAGGCCCAGAATCATCGCGCCGCCGACGGCAGTCAGCCGGCGTTGCAGCCCTTTTCCCGCGGCCACCGGTGCAGCCATCTTACTTAGCTCCAGTCAACGGCGCCGGCGCAACCGCGGATCGACGAGCACGTAGATGACATCGACGGCGACGTTGGCGAGGACGACGAGCAGGGCGCCGAACAGCACCGTGCCCATGATCACCGGAATGTCCTGATTGAAGACGCCTTCAACGGCGAGCCGTCCGAGTCCCGGCCAGTTGAAGACGGTTTCGGTCAGCACCACGCCGCTCATCAAACCGGCGAAGTCGAGGCCGATCAGGGTTACCAGCGGCAGCAAGGCGTTGCGCAGACCGTGCTTGATGTAGATGGTTCGCGGCGGCAGGCCCTTGGCGTGCGCCGTGCGGATATAGTCGGCGCGCAGCACCTCGCCGAGATTGGCGTGCAGGACGCGGGCGTAGTAAGCCCCCTGCCCCAGCGCCAGCGTCGCCGCCGGCAGGACGACGTTGAGCAGGCCGTACCCGCCCAGCGGCAGCCAGCGCAATCGGTACGCGAATACGTACAGGAGCGCCATGCCGACCCAGAAGACCGGCAACGACAAAGCCACCAGGGATGCGACCAGCATGCCGAAGTCGAATGTGGATCCCTGGCGCGGCGCGGTGAGCAGACCCAGTAGCACGCCGGCGAGCACCGCAAGGCCGAGACTGACGCTCGCCAGGGCGGCGGTCGCCGGCAGACGTTCCGCGATGGCGTCGAGCACGCGCTGGCGAGTCAGGTACGAGCGACCGAGGTCAGCGCGCAGCAGGCGGCTCAGGTAACGGACGTACTGCACCGCGACGGGCTGATCCAGCCCCAGTTCGCGGCGAATGTTCTTCAACGTTTGCTCGTCGGCCTTCGGACCCGCGGCAGTACGCGCCGGGTCGCTCGGGACAACGAAGGCGAGGCAGAAGGTCAATGCGCTTACGCCGGCGAGAACGGCCAGACTCCAGCCGAGACGTCGCAATAGCGCGATCATGGAGAGTCGTGGAACAGCGCCGGAAGTCGCCGGACGGCGATCGCGCCGCCACCGTTCAAAGCCTCAGGGCCTGGCTGAGCTTATCGCGCACGCG
This Candidatus Binatia bacterium DNA region includes the following protein-coding sequences:
- a CDS encoding CoA transferase, which codes for MTDTPASAGPLRDMRVLDCTHVIAGAWCSMMLADLGADVIKIEPPQGEVTRTSVGPFRAYDFINRNKRAIAVDLAHPDGAATLRRLAAWADVWIENFRPGVLDRAGLGYTDLSAINPALIYCSISGFGHDGPYRDRGGLDLVTQAMSGIMSIVGEPGGDPASTAVPISDLNAGTFGALGVVAAWAHRRQTGEGQRVETTLFESALAYTVWEAGLYFTIGEVAQPRGSRHRLAAPYEALRTADGHIVVGVNNQNLWKRFCEAIELPGLQHDARFESPISRVMNRDDLKLAIEARLREQPTEHWLERMLALGIPCGPINTIDRALADPQVQARGLVVRVGGREFLGSPIKLSRTPAALRRGPAEIGEHTREVLGEAGLADAEIDALIAAGAVRDGRAP
- a CDS encoding ABC transporter substrate-binding protein; translation: MRRRPAWPRRGILAVWFVLAACSGEPATGGPAGNVLRLADQDDIPTLDPALGYDVASWQFEEMLFSTLIGYDDEGRLQPEVATRWEVSPDGLTYTFHLRDDVRFSTGRAVTADDFRFAVTRVLWPRTRSPGAEFFRGITGASACSDEKCELNGVDTPAPGILRIRLTEFDPLFLHKLAMPFAAAVPAEEVERWGEDFARHPVGSGPFALRSWQSGQRLEFAPNPHYWERGVPRLDGIVRQVGVNEQLEWLKYEAGELDATSIPPAEFPRVTSDPAYKELLRRETTLRTNYLGMNTRRPPFDDRRVRQAMNHAVDREKLLRLINRRGVPARGVLPPKMPGHNAALRGYDFDPARARALLAEAGYAAGFTTTLWVRADDTTLRLAQSLQQDLAEVGVNLQIKSLAWGPFLEAVRTDPEVPMFLLGWEADFPDPSNFLDVLFHSRSIGTNNNTGYANPQLDALLEEAARTVDPQKRLDLLRLAEEIVVADAPWVFLFHPASFRLLHPRVRDYRMHPFRPERLDRVWLADGRD
- a CDS encoding ABC transporter permease, whose amino-acid sequence is MAAPVAAGKGLQRRLTAVGGAMILGLVAVAAAAPAIAPYDPYRAVADSFGEPAPPQRAHPMGTDELGRDVCSRVIYGARVSLLVAVVATTIAVVLGVTVGAFAGYAGGWVDTLLMRLTDVVLAFPALLLAIALAALFEPGLTTLFVVIGIVGWTTVARTVRSEVLSLRTRDFVRAAVGLGAGDLRIVIRHILPNVAPTIAVMAALSTSSTVLLDAGLSYLGLGVPVPVPSWGRMISESQMYYRTAPWLMLFPGLAIVYTVAAFNFLGYGLLARFQRGGTGR
- a CDS encoding ABC transporter permease, producing the protein MIALLRRLGWSLAVLAGVSALTFCLAFVVPSDPARTAAGPKADEQTLKNIRRELGLDQPVAVQYVRYLSRLLRADLGRSYLTRQRVLDAIAERLPATAALASVSLGLAVLAGVLLGLLTAPRQGSTFDFGMLVASLVALSLPVFWVGMALLYVFAYRLRWLPLGGYGLLNVVLPAATLALGQGAYYARVLHANLGEVLRADYIRTAHAKGLPPRTIYIKHGLRNALLPLVTLIGLDFAGLMSGVVLTETVFNWPGLGRLAVEGVFNQDIPVIMGTVLFGALLVVLANVAVDVIYVLVDPRLRRRR